From Erwinia sp. HDF1-3R, one genomic window encodes:
- a CDS encoding tlde1 domain-containing protein has product MAWIYHQSTGELWHNGKLMGKGYSGSLTNKNNPDRQHVKGMGPIPRGTYRIGDYTNSKGPMTIILIQTSGESFGRSLFRIHGEKKPPKVPGFASEGCIIMGPVVRGKIIHSSDNKLEVVR; this is encoded by the coding sequence ATGGCATGGATATACCACCAAAGTACCGGCGAACTGTGGCACAACGGTAAGTTAATGGGTAAAGGTTATTCGGGGAGTCTGACCAACAAAAACAACCCGGATCGTCAACACGTTAAAGGTATGGGGCCAATTCCTCGCGGAACGTATCGCATTGGTGACTATACAAACTCAAAGGGGCCAATGACAATCATTCTGATTCAAACGTCCGGAGAAAGTTTCGGCCGCTCCCTGTTCCGTATCCACGGCGAGAAAAAGCCGCCGAAAGTCCCTGGATTCGCCTCTGAGGGCTGCATAATCATGGGGCCGGTAGTACGCGGAAAAATCATTCATTCCAGTGATAACAAGTTAGAGGTTGTCAGATGA
- the tssD gene encoding type VI secretion system tube protein TssD, translated as MAIPVYLWLKDDGGNPVKGSVDVQQREGSIEITALAHSVSLPTDDLSGKITATREHAPFILTKALDSSSPYLYQFVSAGKLLKSAELKFYRINYAGQEEEYFNVLLENARITCVVPFMEDVKDPDYERHDHLELLEMTYEKITWKYLDGNIIHSDSWKERSAA; from the coding sequence ATGGCAATACCTGTTTATTTATGGCTGAAGGACGATGGGGGAAATCCCGTCAAAGGCTCTGTTGATGTGCAGCAACGCGAGGGAAGCATAGAGATAACCGCGCTGGCTCACAGCGTATCTCTCCCCACAGATGATCTGTCCGGTAAGATAACGGCCACTCGCGAACATGCTCCCTTTATCCTCACCAAAGCGCTGGACTCTTCCAGCCCGTACCTTTATCAGTTCGTCAGCGCCGGGAAGCTCTTAAAATCTGCCGAGCTTAAATTCTATCGCATTAATTACGCCGGACAGGAAGAAGAATATTTTAACGTACTCCTTGAGAATGCCCGCATTACCTGTGTCGTCCCCTTTATGGAAGATGTTAAAGACCCGGACTACGAACGTCACGATCACCTTGAATTGCTCGAAATGACGTATGAAAAAATCACCTGGAAATATCTGGACGGCAATATTATTCACTCTGATTCCTGGAAAGAGCGCAGCGCGGCATAG
- a CDS encoding ABC transporter substrate-binding protein, translating into MKPIFASVLVSALLLNLSGARAADGDLAALEKAAKSEGEVNSVGMPDSWANWKQTWDDLSNRYGIKHSDTDMSSAQELAKFAAEKSQASADIGDVGSSFGPIAVQKGLAQPYKPSTWEQIPAWAKDKEGNWALAYTGTIAFIVNKDQVKEVPHSWADLKKGKYVVTIGDVGVAAQAANGVLAASYALGGSETNLKPALAFFGELAKEGRLGVSDPVIANIEKGEIQVAVVWDFNGLNYRDRIDRNRFEVVIPSDGSITSGYTTIINKYAQHPNAAKLAREYIFSDAGQINLARGYARPIRAEHLTLPADVQAKLLPASAYKSAHPIADPAAWDKAAKMLPRLWQENVIVNMKQ; encoded by the coding sequence ATGAAACCAATATTCGCATCTGTTTTAGTCAGTGCCCTTCTTCTGAACCTCTCCGGCGCCCGCGCGGCGGACGGCGACCTCGCTGCGCTGGAGAAAGCGGCAAAAAGTGAAGGGGAGGTGAACAGCGTCGGGATGCCGGACAGCTGGGCCAACTGGAAGCAAACCTGGGATGACCTCAGCAACAGGTACGGTATTAAGCACAGCGACACCGATATGTCGTCGGCGCAGGAGCTGGCGAAGTTCGCGGCAGAAAAGAGCCAGGCCAGCGCGGATATCGGTGACGTAGGGTCCTCTTTTGGGCCGATCGCGGTACAGAAGGGGCTGGCGCAGCCCTATAAGCCCAGCACCTGGGAGCAGATCCCGGCGTGGGCGAAGGATAAAGAGGGCAACTGGGCGCTGGCCTACACCGGTACCATCGCGTTTATCGTGAATAAGGACCAGGTGAAGGAGGTGCCGCACAGCTGGGCCGATCTGAAAAAGGGCAAATACGTGGTGACCATCGGCGACGTTGGCGTGGCGGCCCAGGCGGCCAACGGCGTGCTGGCGGCCAGCTATGCGCTGGGCGGCAGCGAGACCAACCTCAAGCCTGCGCTGGCGTTCTTTGGCGAACTGGCGAAAGAGGGGCGGCTGGGGGTAAGCGATCCGGTGATTGCCAACATCGAGAAGGGCGAGATTCAGGTGGCGGTGGTGTGGGACTTTAACGGCCTGAACTATCGCGATCGCATTGACAGGAACCGCTTTGAGGTCGTTATCCCGTCCGATGGATCCATCACCTCGGGCTACACCACCATCATCAATAAATATGCGCAGCACCCTAATGCCGCGAAGCTGGCGCGGGAGTATATTTTCTCCGACGCCGGGCAGATTAACCTTGCGCGCGGCTACGCCCGCCCGATCCGCGCTGAACATCTGACGCTGCCCGCCGACGTGCAGGCCAAACTGCTGCCCGCCTCCGCCTATAAGAGCGCACACCCCATCGCCGATCCGGCTGCGTGGGATAAAGCCGCTAAAATGCTGCCGCGCCTGTGGCAGGAAAACGTCATCGTCAATATGAAGCAGTAG
- a CDS encoding alkaline phosphatase family protein, whose translation MKTILVVLDGLNYEVAEATMGYLQAECAQGNGQLYQLTCELPSLSRPLYECILTGVTPVKSGVVHNGVNRLSRERSVFHYAREAGLTTAAAAYHWVSELYNRSPWQPARDRHTVDAALPIQYGHFYYDDGYPDSHLFEDAESLRLRHNPDFLLIHPMNIDDAGHKFGLSSPQYRNRARMADGYLSHWMPGWLEAGYQVLVTADHGMNDDRSHGGILPEETSVPLFVFGQAFSLQMDAAPLQTELCGTLCELLGVDHDKPLCPELLARREAE comes from the coding sequence ATGAAAACGATTCTGGTGGTGCTGGACGGGCTGAATTATGAGGTGGCTGAGGCGACGATGGGCTATCTCCAGGCGGAGTGCGCGCAGGGTAACGGGCAGCTCTATCAGCTGACCTGTGAGCTTCCCTCGCTGTCGCGCCCTTTGTATGAGTGCATTCTTACCGGCGTCACGCCGGTCAAAAGCGGGGTGGTGCATAATGGCGTCAATCGCCTGAGCCGGGAACGCAGCGTGTTCCACTATGCGCGCGAGGCCGGGCTGACCACGGCGGCTGCGGCCTACCACTGGGTGAGCGAGCTGTATAACCGTTCGCCGTGGCAGCCCGCCCGGGATCGTCATACCGTCGATGCGGCGCTGCCCATCCAGTACGGTCATTTCTATTATGACGACGGCTACCCGGATTCCCATCTGTTTGAGGATGCGGAAAGCCTGCGGCTGCGCCATAACCCCGATTTCCTGCTGATCCATCCGATGAATATTGATGACGCCGGACATAAGTTTGGCCTCTCCTCGCCGCAGTACCGTAATCGCGCGCGGATGGCGGACGGCTATCTGTCGCACTGGATGCCGGGCTGGCTGGAGGCGGGGTATCAGGTGCTGGTCACCGCCGATCATGGCATGAATGACGATCGCAGCCACGGCGGCATTTTGCCGGAGGAAACCTCGGTGCCGCTGTTCGTTTTCGGCCAGGCCTTTTCACTGCAAATGGATGCCGCGCCGCTGCAAACCGAGCTGTGTGGCACGCTGTGTGAACTTCTCGGCGTCGATCATGATAAGCCTCTCTGCCCCGAGCTGCTGGCCCGGCGGGAGGCAGAGTGA
- a CDS encoding ABC transporter permease subunit — protein MRGKGLALLCLVPFTLFYIAFQVAPLVWIAIHSFYSEMYEAWGWGNYSDILTSTFYRQAMRFSLDISFWSSVWGLLIALAGGYSLHQLGGGRLHRFLMSFTNMTSNFAGVPLAFAFVILLGLNGCVTLLMHKYGLMQNFNLYSADGLIVVYSWFQIPLGILLLYPAFDGLKKEWQESAALLGAGRWHYWRHIGLPILSPALLGTFVILLANALGAYATIYALTTGNFNLVPVRIAALVSGDISLDPNMGSALAMLLVLLMVAITLVHQWLLRRSYQYAGRRS, from the coding sequence ATGAGGGGCAAAGGGTTAGCGCTGCTGTGCCTGGTGCCGTTTACGCTGTTCTATATTGCCTTTCAGGTTGCGCCGCTGGTGTGGATTGCCATCCACAGCTTCTACAGCGAGATGTATGAGGCCTGGGGCTGGGGCAACTACAGCGATATTCTGACCTCCACTTTTTACCGTCAGGCGATGCGCTTCTCGCTGGATATCTCGTTCTGGTCCAGCGTCTGGGGCCTGCTTATTGCCCTGGCGGGCGGGTATTCGCTGCATCAGCTCGGCGGCGGCAGGCTGCACCGCTTCCTGATGTCATTCACCAATATGACCAGCAACTTCGCCGGGGTGCCGCTGGCCTTCGCCTTTGTGATTTTGCTGGGGCTGAACGGCTGCGTGACGCTGCTGATGCATAAATATGGCCTGATGCAGAACTTTAACCTCTACTCGGCCGACGGGCTGATTGTGGTTTACAGCTGGTTTCAGATCCCGCTGGGGATCCTGCTGCTCTACCCGGCCTTTGACGGGCTGAAGAAGGAGTGGCAGGAGTCGGCGGCGCTATTAGGTGCCGGACGCTGGCACTACTGGCGGCATATTGGTCTGCCGATCCTGTCGCCCGCGCTGCTCGGCACCTTTGTGATTCTGCTGGCGAATGCGCTGGGGGCTTACGCCACCATTTATGCGCTGACCACCGGTAACTTCAACCTGGTCCCGGTGCGGATTGCCGCGCTGGTCTCGGGCGATATCTCTCTCGATCCCAATATGGGCAGCGCGCTGGCGATGCTGCTGGTGCTGCTGATGGTGGCGATCACCCTGGTGCACCAGTGGCTGCTGCGCCGCAGCTACCAGTACGCAGGCCGGAGGAGCTGA
- a CDS encoding ABC transporter permease has translation MSRREYLYHQVVVWLVFLILALPLLATLLYALSTTWGATILPRGFTLRWMVQLWSDPRFMTALGHSLLICLGALVFSLVLVLPAMFVIAYYFPRLDAVMNVLILMPFAVPPVVSSVGLLQLYSDPPLMLTGTPWILIGCYFTLALPFIYRALANNMQAINMRELIDAAHLLGASTWQAALLVVLPNLRKGAFIAVLLSFSFLIGEFVLANLLVGTRYETLQVYLYNVRNESGHFSSALVISYFLVVLLITWLANALNRERG, from the coding sequence ATGTCACGGCGTGAATATCTCTATCATCAAGTGGTGGTGTGGCTGGTGTTTTTGATTCTGGCGCTGCCGCTGCTGGCGACGCTGCTCTATGCGCTTTCCACCACCTGGGGAGCAACCATTCTGCCGCGGGGCTTTACCCTCAGGTGGATGGTGCAGCTGTGGAGCGATCCGCGCTTTATGACCGCGCTGGGCCACTCCCTGCTGATTTGCCTGGGTGCGCTTGTCTTCTCGCTGGTGCTGGTGCTGCCTGCCATGTTTGTGATTGCTTACTATTTTCCCCGGCTGGACGCGGTAATGAACGTGCTGATCCTGATGCCGTTTGCCGTGCCGCCGGTGGTCTCCTCGGTGGGCCTGCTCCAGCTCTACTCCGACCCGCCGCTGATGCTAACCGGTACGCCCTGGATTTTGATCGGCTGCTATTTCACCCTGGCGCTGCCCTTTATCTACCGTGCGCTGGCCAACAATATGCAGGCGATCAATATGCGCGAGCTGATAGATGCCGCGCATCTGCTGGGGGCCAGTACCTGGCAGGCCGCGCTGCTGGTGGTGCTGCCGAATCTGCGCAAAGGGGCCTTTATTGCCGTGCTGCTCTCCTTCTCATTCCTGATAGGTGAGTTTGTGCTTGCTAACCTGCTGGTCGGCACCCGCTATGAAACGCTACAGGTTTATCTCTATAACGTGCGCAATGAAAGCGGTCACTTCAGCAGTGCCTTAGTGATTTCCTACTTCCTGGTCGTCCTGCTGATCACCTGGCTGGCGAACGCCCTGAACCGCGAGAGAGGCTGA
- a CDS encoding ABC transporter ATP-binding protein encodes MSWLNVTRLSKSYGPTMIFQDIDFSASEGEFVTLLGPSGCGKSTLLRCIAGLTPVDGGQILLDGQDIAPLTPQNRAVGMVFQSYALFPNMTVERNVAFGLKMQKLPASAISQRVAEVLELVEMNDYARRYPHQLSGGQCQRVALARSLVTRPRLLLLDEPLSALDARIRRHLRDRIRSIQKELNLTTLFVTHDQEEALVLSDRIVLMDQGRIVQTGNAEALYTQPVNLFAAGFIGHYNLLTAEQAAQLTGETFHRQVALRPESVVFCPSGQGIPAQILGHSLLGNVIRYRVKAKEVELWVDVLNRSVESLHPAGFQVGLLLEPGTLREVA; translated from the coding sequence ATGAGCTGGCTGAACGTAACCCGCCTGAGTAAAAGCTACGGCCCGACGATGATTTTTCAGGATATTGATTTCTCTGCCAGCGAGGGGGAGTTCGTTACCCTGCTTGGTCCCAGCGGCTGTGGTAAATCCACGCTGCTGCGCTGTATCGCGGGCCTGACCCCGGTCGATGGCGGGCAGATCCTCCTGGACGGGCAGGACATTGCCCCGCTGACGCCGCAGAATCGCGCCGTTGGCATGGTATTTCAAAGCTACGCGCTGTTTCCCAATATGACCGTGGAGCGCAACGTCGCCTTCGGCCTGAAGATGCAGAAACTTCCGGCATCCGCGATTTCGCAGCGCGTCGCGGAGGTGCTGGAGCTGGTGGAGATGAACGACTACGCCCGCCGCTACCCGCATCAGCTTTCCGGTGGGCAGTGCCAGCGCGTGGCGCTGGCGCGATCGCTGGTGACGCGGCCACGTCTGCTGCTGCTGGATGAGCCGCTTTCGGCGCTGGATGCGCGTATTCGTCGCCACCTTCGCGATCGTATTCGCAGCATTCAGAAGGAGCTCAACCTGACCACGCTGTTCGTCACGCACGATCAGGAGGAGGCGCTGGTGCTTTCCGATCGCATCGTGCTGATGGATCAGGGCAGAATTGTGCAGACCGGTAATGCCGAGGCGCTCTATACCCAGCCCGTCAATCTGTTTGCCGCCGGTTTTATCGGCCACTACAACCTGCTGACGGCAGAGCAGGCAGCGCAGCTGACCGGCGAGACCTTCCACCGCCAGGTGGCGCTGCGGCCTGAATCCGTGGTTTTCTGTCCATCCGGGCAGGGCATTCCGGCGCAGATACTCGGCCACAGCCTGTTGGGGAACGTTATTCGCTACCGGGTTAAGGCAAAAGAGGTCGAGCTGTGGGTCGACGTGCTGAACCGCTCGGTAGAGAGCCTGCATCCGGCGGGCTTTCAGGTCGGTCTGCTGCTGGAGCCGGGCACGCTGCGCGAAGTTGCCTGA
- a CDS encoding Na/Pi cotransporter family protein gives MLTLLNLLSAVALLIWGTHIVRTGIMRVYGADLRRVLSRSVAKKPMAFMAGIGVTALVQSSNATTLLVTSFVAQELVGLTPALVIILGADVGTALMARILTFDLSWLSPLFIFFGVVFFLGRKQTRAGQLGRASIGLGLILLALQLIVAAATPITQASGVKVIFSSLTGDVMLDALIGAVFAIISYSSLAAVLITATLTATGVISFKVALCLVIGANLGSGLLAMLNNSTANAAGKRVALGSLLFKFIGSLVVLPFVDILAVWLHKLPVNDEELVIFFHVFYNLIRCLIMVPFAEPMARLCRRLIREEPESDLRLKPRHLDPSALDTPALALANASRETLRMGDVLDQMLATFAKVIHGEVREDREIRRLDDDVDVLYTAIKLYLAQMPKEDLPEDDSRRWAEIIEMALNLEMAGDILERMSGDVADKSLNAGRPFSVDGLNELDALLEQLTSNLRLSLSVFLSQDMTSAKRLRRAKHRFRITNRRYSHKHVDRLHQQNVQSIETSSLHLGLLGDMKRLNSLFCAVAYSVLEQPDDERDEE, from the coding sequence GTGTTAACCCTGCTTAATTTACTTTCTGCCGTGGCGCTGCTGATCTGGGGAACGCATATTGTGCGTACCGGGATTATGCGCGTTTACGGTGCTGATTTACGCCGCGTGCTGAGCCGCAGCGTGGCAAAAAAACCGATGGCGTTTATGGCGGGTATTGGCGTCACCGCGCTGGTACAGAGCAGTAATGCCACCACGCTGCTGGTGACGTCCTTTGTGGCGCAGGAGCTGGTGGGACTGACGCCCGCGCTGGTGATTATTCTGGGGGCCGACGTCGGTACCGCGCTGATGGCGCGTATCCTGACCTTTGACCTTTCCTGGCTTTCCCCGCTGTTTATCTTCTTCGGCGTGGTGTTCTTTCTGGGCCGTAAGCAGACGCGCGCCGGACAGTTGGGTCGCGCCAGCATCGGGCTGGGGCTGATCCTGCTGGCGCTACAGCTGATCGTCGCCGCCGCCACGCCGATTACTCAGGCCTCCGGGGTGAAGGTTATCTTCTCGTCGCTGACCGGGGACGTGATGCTGGATGCGCTGATTGGCGCGGTGTTTGCCATTATCAGCTACTCCAGCCTGGCCGCCGTGCTGATCACCGCAACGCTGACGGCCACAGGGGTTATCTCCTTCAAAGTGGCTCTGTGCCTGGTGATCGGTGCTAACCTCGGGAGCGGGCTGCTGGCGATGCTCAATAACAGCACCGCCAACGCGGCGGGCAAGCGCGTGGCGCTGGGCAGCCTGCTGTTTAAATTTATCGGCTCGCTGGTGGTCCTGCCGTTTGTGGATATCCTGGCCGTCTGGCTGCATAAGCTGCCGGTAAACGACGAAGAGCTGGTGATATTCTTCCACGTTTTCTACAACCTGATCCGCTGCCTGATTATGGTGCCCTTTGCCGAGCCGATGGCCAGGCTGTGTCGCCGCCTGATCCGCGAGGAGCCTGAGAGCGATCTGCGGCTTAAACCGCGCCACCTCGATCCCAGCGCGCTGGATACGCCCGCGCTGGCGCTGGCAAATGCCTCGCGCGAGACGCTGCGTATGGGCGACGTGCTGGACCAGATGCTGGCGACCTTCGCTAAGGTCATTCACGGCGAGGTGCGGGAGGATCGCGAAATTCGTCGGCTGGACGACGATGTGGACGTTCTCTATACCGCCATCAAGCTCTATCTCGCCCAGATGCCGAAGGAGGATCTGCCTGAGGACGACTCCCGCCGCTGGGCGGAGATTATTGAGATGGCGCTTAATCTGGAGATGGCGGGCGATATTCTGGAACGGATGAGCGGAGACGTGGCGGACAAATCCCTTAACGCCGGTCGGCCTTTCTCCGTGGACGGGCTGAACGAGCTGGATGCGCTGCTGGAGCAGCTCACCAGTAATCTGCGCCTGAGCCTGTCGGTGTTTTTATCGCAGGATATGACCAGCGCAAAACGGCTACGCCGCGCCAAGCACCGCTTCCGAATCACCAACCGGCGCTACTCGCATAAGCATGTCGATCGCCTGCACCAGCAAAACGTGCAGAGTATTGAAACCAGCTCGCTGCATCTGGGCCTGCTGGGCGATATGAAGCGTCTTAACTCGCTGTTTTGCGCGGTGGCCTACAGCGTGCTGGAGCAGCCGGATGATGAAAGGGATGAGGAGTAG
- a CDS encoding bile acid:sodium symporter family protein, whose translation MLATVTRLFPLWAVLLSAAAWYSPAPFLSIGPWVTSLLMLIMFGMGVTLNINDFKRVLTRPAPVIAGTFLHYLVMPLAAWGLAKLFHMPSELAAGMILVGSVASGTASNVMIYLAKGDVALSVTISSVSALVGVFATPLLTKLYVDTHIQVDVVGMLLSIIKIVVVPIGIGLIVHHTLNGVVRRVEPYLPAFSMVCILLIISAVVAGSQGFIGSVGLMVIAAVILHNAIGLLGGYWGGKLFGFDESTCRTLALEVGMQNSGLAATLGKLYFSPLAALPGALFSVWHNLSGSLLAGYWSGKPVKKKF comes from the coding sequence ATGCTCGCCACCGTTACGCGACTGTTTCCACTCTGGGCAGTCCTGCTCTCCGCCGCCGCCTGGTACTCCCCTGCCCCCTTTCTGAGCATTGGGCCATGGGTTACCTCGCTGTTAATGCTGATTATGTTCGGCATGGGCGTGACGCTAAATATTAACGATTTCAAACGGGTGCTGACGCGCCCCGCGCCGGTTATCGCCGGGACCTTTCTGCACTATCTGGTAATGCCGCTTGCCGCCTGGGGCCTGGCTAAGCTCTTTCATATGCCGTCGGAACTGGCCGCCGGTATGATTCTGGTTGGCAGCGTCGCCAGCGGCACCGCGTCAAACGTAATGATCTATCTGGCAAAGGGTGACGTGGCCCTGTCGGTGACCATCTCTTCGGTGTCGGCGCTGGTCGGGGTGTTCGCTACGCCGCTGCTGACTAAGCTCTATGTAGACACCCACATTCAGGTTGATGTGGTCGGTATGCTGCTGAGTATTATCAAGATTGTGGTGGTGCCGATCGGCATTGGCCTGATTGTTCACCATACGCTCAACGGCGTGGTCAGGCGCGTGGAGCCGTATCTTCCCGCGTTTTCCATGGTCTGCATTCTGCTGATCATCAGCGCGGTGGTAGCGGGCAGCCAGGGCTTTATCGGTTCAGTGGGACTGATGGTGATCGCGGCGGTCATTCTGCATAACGCCATCGGGCTGCTGGGGGGATACTGGGGCGGCAAGCTGTTTGGCTTTGACGAGTCAACCTGTCGCACGCTGGCGCTGGAGGTCGGTATGCAGAACTCAGGGCTGGCCGCTACGCTGGGCAAGTTGTACTTCTCCCCGCTGGCGGCGCTGCCTGGCGCCCTCTTCTCCGTCTGGCATAACCTCTCCGGATCGCTGCTGGCAGGATACTGGTCGGGTAAACCCGTCAAAAAGAAATTTTGA
- the lysC gene encoding lysine-sensitive aspartokinase 3, whose translation MSQTLIVAKFGGTSVADFAAMNRSADVVLANPGTRLVVLSASAGVTNLLVTLAEGQEQMQRARLLDEIRRIQYAIIDQLTQPEIIRDEIDRVLENITMLSEAAALATSTALTDELVSHGELMSSLLFVEVLRQRNAPSLWFDVRKVMRTDDHFGRAEPDVALLADLVQTQLAPRMAEALIVTQGFIGSEAKGRTTTLGRGGSDYTAALLGEALHASRIDIWTDVPGIYTTDPRVVPSAKRIDEITFEEAAEMATFGAKVLHPATLMPAVRSDIPVFVGSSRDPEAGGTRVCNQTRNPPLFRALALRRKQTLLTLHSLNMLHARGFLAEVFNILARHSISVDLITTSEVSVALTLDTTGSTSTGTSLLTQALLTELSSLCRVEVEENLALVALIGNKLSQAAGVGKEVFGVLEGVNLRLICYGASSYNLCFLVPGQDAEKVIQKLHHNLFE comes from the coding sequence ATGTCCCAAACACTGATAGTGGCTAAATTTGGCGGAACCAGCGTGGCCGATTTCGCCGCCATGAACCGCAGCGCCGACGTGGTGCTTGCTAATCCGGGTACGCGTTTGGTGGTGCTTTCCGCCTCGGCGGGCGTGACCAATCTGCTGGTCACGCTGGCTGAAGGCCAGGAGCAGATGCAGCGCGCCCGGCTGCTGGACGAGATCCGCCGTATTCAGTATGCCATCATCGACCAGCTCACCCAGCCTGAGATTATCCGTGACGAAATTGATCGCGTGCTGGAAAACATTACCATGCTCTCCGAAGCGGCGGCGCTGGCAACCTCAACCGCCCTGACCGACGAACTGGTCAGCCACGGTGAACTGATGTCCAGCCTGCTGTTCGTCGAAGTGCTGCGCCAGCGCAACGCCCCCTCTCTGTGGTTTGACGTGCGCAAAGTGATGCGCACCGACGATCACTTTGGCCGCGCCGAGCCTGACGTTGCGCTGCTTGCTGACCTTGTGCAGACCCAGCTTGCCCCCCGTATGGCAGAAGCGCTGATCGTTACCCAGGGCTTTATCGGCAGCGAAGCCAAAGGCCGCACCACTACGCTGGGCCGGGGCGGCAGCGACTATACCGCCGCGCTGCTGGGCGAAGCGCTGCACGCAAGCCGCATTGATATCTGGACCGACGTGCCGGGCATCTACACCACCGATCCACGCGTGGTGCCCTCAGCGAAACGCATTGACGAAATCACCTTCGAAGAAGCGGCGGAGATGGCGACCTTCGGTGCGAAAGTACTGCACCCCGCCACGCTGATGCCAGCGGTGCGCAGCGACATCCCGGTCTTTGTCGGCTCGAGCCGGGACCCGGAAGCGGGCGGCACCCGCGTGTGCAACCAGACGCGGAATCCCCCGCTGTTCCGCGCGCTGGCGCTGCGCCGCAAGCAAACCCTGTTGACGCTGCACAGCCTGAATATGCTGCACGCGCGCGGCTTCCTGGCCGAAGTGTTCAATATTCTGGCGCGTCACAGTATCTCAGTTGACCTGATAACCACCTCGGAAGTCAGCGTGGCGCTGACGCTGGATACCACCGGTTCCACCTCAACGGGCACCAGTCTGCTGACGCAGGCGCTGCTAACGGAGCTGTCGTCGCTGTGCCGGGTCGAGGTGGAAGAGAACCTGGCGCTGGTCGCGCTGATCGGCAATAAGCTCTCCCAGGCCGCGGGCGTAGGTAAAGAGGTGTTTGGCGTGCTGGAGGGGGTCAATCTGCGCCTGATTTGCTACGGTGCCAGCAGCTACAACCTCTGCTTCCTGGTCCCCGGCCAGGACGCTGAAAAAGTCATTCAGAAACTGCATCACAATTTGTTCGAGTAA